The candidate division KSB1 bacterium genome contains the following window.
CCTGGCCAGAACTAACTTTAGAGCAGCGCATAAATGCGCTTAATGAAATAAAAAATGAAGCAAAGCAAATTGCCCAGCAATCAGCATTGCAACTGAAGCCCATCGAGACAGCGCATTTTTTGATCTATTCAGATATACCCAGGTTATCCGCAGCAAAGTGGGCGCGAATGTTAGAGCGAACCTATGATGAGGTGGCAAATCTTGTTGGGCCGTTTGATAGCGATAATATATTTTGGGGGAAAGCGCTGGTTTATATATTTAAGGATCAGGATCGGTTTCGCTTGGTTGAAGCGGAAACGTTCAAGCAACTTGTTCCGCTGAAGGTTAAGGGGTTATGTCACACAGTTGGGCCTAAGGTTTATATTAGTTGTTACGAATCATCTGATAAATCGCAGCTAGCAAGAACATTGGTGCGTGAAAGTGTTCATGGGATTATGCATCGCTTTCGATCTGCTAAGCGTTTGCCTGCTTGGGCAAATCAGGGGTATGCGGAATATGTAGTATCGAAAGTTATCGAAGATCCTTCGCTTGATGACAGATTGCGCAGGCCCGCTCTTGAATTTATTCGCTCAGGTGGGAATGTCGCAACTGTTGTTAGTTTGCAATATGAAGATGAGAGCTTCCCCGGGCCATATGATATTGGTAACGCAATTGGCTATTTACTCGTTGATTTGATGATTCGCGAGAATCCCAATGGTTTTAGAGCTTGGGTTCACGCGCTAAAAAAGGGTAGTGAGTGGCCTGAGGCGGTAAGAGATGAGTTTGGCTCATCGCTAAGAACTCTGGTTGAAACCTTTGTGCAATATTACAAAGTGAATGATTAGTATGGCAGTGCCTTTGCCCTACTTTTCGACGATTCGCCCATCATGCAGATGAACTACACGGTCTGCGCGTATTGCTATTGCGGGATCGTGTGTGACCATAACGATCGTCAGTCCATTACTATGCTGCTTTGCGATTAGATCGAGAATCTCAGCGCCGGTTTTTTCATCAAGGTTGCCGGTCGGTTCATCTGCAAACAGAATCTTTGGACGATTAATAAAGGCCCGCGCCAGCGCCACCCGCTGCTGTTCACCGCCGGAGAGCTGCACCGGATAGTGTTTTGAGCGATCACCAAGACCTACCTGGTCGAGCAGATCTTCGGCTTGAGTCTTGACATGATTTTCACCGCGCAGCTCAAGCGGAACCATAACATTTTCCATCGCCGTCAACGTGGAAATGAGCTGAAAATTTTGAAAGACAAAACCGATGGTTTCGTTGCGGACTTTGGCGCGCTCATCTTCGTTCAGATCGTTTAATTGAACGCCGTTTAGCACAACCGAACCTGTTGTTGGTAAATCGAGTCCGGCGCACAGGCCGAGCAGGGTAGTTTTACCGCTGCCGGAGGGTCCGACAATGGCGCAGGAAGTTCCTTCTTCGATCTCGAGAGAAATGTCTTTTAACACAGTCAGGGTTTTGCTGCCGCTTTTGTAAGTTTTTGATAAATCGTGAACTGAGAGAATTGAGTTCATAAGCTAAATTTTTAAATGTGAGGATTGCTATTGAAATGGAATTTCGTTATATTTAGGAAACAGATTAATTTCATTAGACGTAGACTGATTAGCTTAGTTTCACAAAGGAATTATTCATGTCTTCAAAGCTTTGCCTCGCTGGGGCCCTTCTTTTAGTGCTTACTCTTTCGACTGCAATAGTAGCAAAATCTGCGACCAATTGCAAAGAGTTAACAACCTTTGAGGATGATAAAAATACAAAGAAAAAACCAGCCAAAACGATTCTATTTTTAGGCAACAGTTTAACGGCCGGATACGGATTGCAAAAGTCACAAGCTTTCCCAGCTTTGGTTCAGCAAAAAATCGATTCGTTGGATTGGAGTTTTGAGGTCGTGAACGCCGGACTGAGCGGCGAGACTTCCTCCGGCGGCTTGCGCCGCATCAACTGGCTGTTGAAAAGAAAAGTGGATGTCCTGGTCCTCGAATTGGGCGCGAACGATGCCCTGCGCGGAATTTCTCTGGATCTTACGAAAAAGAATCTGCAAGCCATTATCGATAGTACAAAAAACAAATATCCAAACGTTAAGATCGTGGTTGCAGGAATGCTGGCGCCGCCTAATTTAGGTGAGGAGTACACAGATAAGTTTCGCTCGATTTTTACTGTCTTAGCAAAAGATGCACTCCTTGTGCCATTTTTACTGGAGGGAGTGGGTGGTGTGCCTGAATTGAACCTGTCTGACGGTATTCATCCGACAGCTGAAGGGCATAAAATTGTCGCTGAAAATGTTTGGAAGGTTTTGAAGCCTTTGCTTGAATCAATGTAAAGTTCGTAGTCCAGCCTTCAGGCTGGTATTAGCAAGCTCAAACAAG
Protein-coding sequences here:
- a CDS encoding ABC transporter ATP-binding protein, translated to MNSILSVHDLSKTYKSGSKTLTVLKDISLEIEEGTSCAIVGPSGSGKTTLLGLCAGLDLPTTGSVVLNGVQLNDLNEDERAKVRNETIGFVFQNFQLISTLTAMENVMVPLELRGENHVKTQAEDLLDQVGLGDRSKHYPVQLSGGEQQRVALARAFINRPKILFADEPTGNLDEKTGAEILDLIAKQHSNGLTIVMVTHDPAIAIRADRVVHLHDGRIVEK
- a CDS encoding arylesterase; the protein is MSSKLCLAGALLLVLTLSTAIVAKSATNCKELTTFEDDKNTKKKPAKTILFLGNSLTAGYGLQKSQAFPALVQQKIDSLDWSFEVVNAGLSGETSSGGLRRINWLLKRKVDVLVLELGANDALRGISLDLTKKNLQAIIDSTKNKYPNVKIVVAGMLAPPNLGEEYTDKFRSIFTVLAKDALLVPFLLEGVGGVPELNLSDGIHPTAEGHKIVAENVWKVLKPLLESM